The window TGATGGATCAGGCCACGCGCACCCGCTTGAAGGCCGATACCTGGTCGCTGCCCTTCGGCACCGACGAGCTGGGCCGCGATCTGTTCGTGCGCGTGCTCCACGGCGCGCCGATCTCGCTCACCGTCGGCATCTTCTCGGTCTTATTTGCGGTGGTGTTCGGCACGCTGCTGGGCCTGACCGCCGGATACGTCGCCGGGTGGTTCGATATGGTCGCGGTCTGGATCATGGATATTATGCTGGCCTTTCCCAGTATCCTGCTGGCGATTGCGATCACCACGGCGGCCAGCGGCCCGGACTCGTTTTCGACGCAGCTCTTCAATGCGCTGGCGGGCCTGCCCGGCGTCGGCAGGGTGCTCGATCAGCGGTTGTTCAACGCGATGCTGGCCGTGGGCATCGTCGAGATCCCGATCTTCGCCCGCATTAGCCGCGCGACGGTGATCTCGCTGCGCAACCAGGAGTTTGTAACGGCGGCGCAGACGATCGGCGCGCCCGGCAGCCGTATTCTGTTCCGCCATATCATGCCCAACAGCCTCGCGCCGCTGCTGGTGCAGGCGACGCTATCGATGGCGACCGCGATCATTAGCGTTGCGGCGCTCGGCTTTCTGGGCCTGGGCGCGCGCCCGCCGCGTCCCGAATGGGGCACGATGCTCGCCGGAGCGCGCGATTATGTGGTCCAGGGCAAGTGGTGGTATCCCGCGTTTCCCGGCCTGGCGATCATCGTGACGGTGCTCGGATTTAACTTGCTGGGCGATGGCCTGCGCGACGCGCTCGATCCGCGCCTGAAGCGCTAGCGCCTGCCCTTTGGCCGCACAACAGGGGAATAAGAGAACCAAGAACCAAGCGAGGACTAAGCACAGGCATCTCCCCTCTCCTATCGCAATGGGAGAGGGCGGGTGCCAGGCCGGGTGCCCTCCGGGCATGGCACCCCGGCCCGGGTGAGGGCCTGTATAAGGGAAACTCAGAACTCGAAAATTGGATTTCAATTCTTCACAATCTCGCCAATCCTGGCTGCGTAAGCCCGCGTTTACTGATTCCGCGTTCTCTGGTATAATCGCGCTTGCTCACAGATCCAGCCTTAACCTCGTTGAATAGGTGGTGCAGCGCCTCTCGAAGAACGATACGTACACGCACACAGTGAACCCCCTCCTGATTTAATGGGTGATCAACCGTAGACATGGTTTGATATAATCGCAAGAACTCACGTATAGCTCATAGCGCCTCATCTCTCATAAAGATTGCTCATGCAAAGGGGGTGGTGCTTCCTGACGGCATCCGTATCGGAACGGTTCGATTGTTGGTATGTCGCTTCTCTTTTCTAAGGAGGCTCCGTGAATACTTTGCATGTTCGCGTTCGCTGGTCACTCGTGCTGCTGGCCGCGTTGATCCTGCCGATCCTTGCCGCGTGTGGCGGCGCTCCCCAGTCCGGCGGTACCACAGCCAGCCCCAGCCCCAGCGCGCCAGCCGCGTCCGCAGCGCCTGAGTCGCCGCCCGCTTCTCCGTCTGCGGCTCCCTCTGCCAGTGCAGAACCATCTCCTTCCGAGGCGGCTTCGCCGTCAGCCGCCCCTGCCGCCGGTGGACGCGGCGCGGGTGAGACGCTGCGCCTGCTATGGTGGCAAGCGCCGACGATCCTCAACTTCCACCTGGGCCAGGGCACCAAGGACTCCGACGCATCGCGGCTGATCCTTGAGCCGCTGGCGGCGATCGGTCCCGATGGCACGCCCGTGCCGGTGCTGGCGGAAGAGATCCCGACCGTCGACAACGGCGGCATTGCCCAGGACCTTACCACCGTTACGTGGAAGCTCAAAAAGGGCGTGAAGTGGTCGGACGGCACCGATTTCACCGCCGACGACGTGGCCTTCACCTATTCCTACTGCGCCGACGAGAAGACCGCCTGCACCACCAGCACGGCCTTCCAGGGCGTTAAGTCGGTCGAGGCAGTTGATCCCAGCACCGTCAAGATTACCTGGGAAGCTCCGAATCCGAACCCGTACCAGATGTTCGTCAGCACTACCGGTCAGATCATCCAGAAGAAGCAGTTCGAGAACTGCGTCGGCGAGAAGGCATCGACCGACAGCGCATGCCAGCAGGCCAACAACGCGCCGATCGGCACCGGCCCGTATAAGCTGCGCGAGTTCAAGCCCGGCGATGCCGTGTCGTACGACATCAACGAGAACTATCGCGATGCCGACAAGCCGTTCTTCAAATCGGTCGAGATGAAGGGCGGCGGCGACGCCACCTCGGCTGCGCGCGCGGTCTTCCAGACCGGCGATACCGACTACGCCTGGAACTTGCAGGTGGAAGCGCCCGTGCTCGACCAGTTGCTTTCCGGCGGCAAGGGCGACTTCTTGACGATCCCCGGCTCCAGCGTCGAGCGTATCGCGATCAACCGCACGAACCCCGATCCGGCGCTGGGCGACAAGCGCTCCGAGCCCGATCAGCCGCATCCGTTCCTGTCCGACCTCAAGGTTCGCCAGGCGCTCGGCATGGCGATCGACCGCAAGGCGGTTGCCGCGCTCTACCCGCCAGGCGCAGGCCCGACCTGTGAGATCATCACCACCGCGCCCTACGTCGATCCGAGCCAGCTCTACGGCGGTATTCACAAGTGCGAGCCGGACATCGAGGGCGCGAAGAAGCTGCTCGACGAGGCTGGCTGGACTGTCGGCGCGGATGGCATCCGCGAGAAGGGCGGCGTCAAGATGAGCGTGCTCTACCAGACGACCGTCAACCCGCTGCGCCAGAAGGAGCAGGCGCTGGTCAAGGCCGCCTGGGAGCAGCTTGGCGTTGCGGTCGAGCTGAAGAGCGTCGATGCCGGCGTCTTCTTCTCCACCGACGCGGGCAACCCCGACACGTTCGGCCACTTCTACGCCGACGTGCAGATGTACACCAATAACTACGAGCAGCCCGATCCGACCAACTACCTCTGCGGCTGGACCACCGCGCAGATCGCGCAGCGCAGCAACCAGTGGCAGCTCAACAACAACGAGCGCTACTCCAACCCCGACTACGATAAGCTGTGCGAGCAGCTGCGCACTGAAACCGACGAGGCCAAGCGCAAAGAGATCGTGCTCCAGATGAACGACATCATCGTCGAAGACGTGGTCGTGATTCCGCTCGTGGCGCGTCCGCAGGTTGCTTCGGGCAAGTCGAAGAACCTCCAGGGCGTCGAGCTGACGCCGTGGGACTCGGAAGTTTGGAACATCGCCGACTGGACGATGTCGCAGTAGTGCGACGCTCGCGGTGATGCTCAAGCCTGGAGTCGACATCTGTCGACTCCAGGCTCCACGAAAGGTGCTGTATGGGCTCGTATGTTGCGCGACGCTTACTGATTGCCATTCCCACGCTGCTGGTAATCAGCTTTGTGATTTTTGCTATTCTCGCGCTCGCTCCCGGCGATCCGCTGGCACAGTTTGCCGCCAATCCCAACGTGCCTGCCGAAGTTCGTGCCCGGATTCGTGAATCGTTCGGCCTGAACCAGCCGTGGCCGATCCGCTACGTCAAGTGGATGACATCGGTGGTGACAGAAGGCAACTTCGGCTATTCGTTCGCCAGCCGCGTACCTGTCACCAATCTGATCTGGCAGCGTATTCCCCAGACGCTCTGGGTCGTGGGCGTGGCCTACGTCGTCGCGGTGCTGATTGCAATCCCGGTAGGCATTCTCTCGGCGGTCAAACAGTATTCAATCTTCGACCAGATCACGACGACTCTGGCGTTCATGGGCTTTTCGGTTCCAACCTTTTTTACCGGCCTGTTACTTATTCTGACTTTTAGTGTAAAATTGAACTGGTTTCCGCTGGTGTACGACACGAATTTGCGGGTGACGGATCTCGCATCGTTTTCGAGACAGATCAGGCAAATGGCAATGCCGGTCACGGTGCTGGCGCTCTTCGAGGCGGCGACGATCACGCGCTTTATGCGGGCGTCGATGCTCGACAATCTGCCCCTGGACTACACCCGCACGGCGCGCGCCAAGGGCCTGAGCGAGCAAAAGGTGATCATCCGCCATGTGCTCGCCAATAGCTTAATTCCGGTCGTCACGTTGATCGCGCTTGGTATTCCGACGATCTTTGCGGGCGCGATCGTCACGGAGCAGATCTTCCGGGTCAATGGCCTGGGCGAGCTGCTGGTACGCTCGATCCAAAATTCGGATACACCGGTGGTGATGGCGCTCACCTTTATTTTTGCGGTGCTGGTGGTCTTTTTTAATCTGGTGGCCGATGTGCTCTACGGTATTCTCGATCCACGTATTCGCTACAGCTAGCGCGGCAGGTCCATCAGCGGTCGTTTCATCGACAATACCTTGGTGTCTTGGAGTAATGTCCTATGGCTAAAGCAAATCCGGTCATTGAGCCAGGCGCGGTACCGAATGCTCAGGCGACGTGGTCGCTTGGGGCAAGCACGCTCGGCCCGCCGCGCACACTGTGGGGTGATGCGTGGCGGCGCTTTCGGCGGCACAAGCTGGCGATGGTCGGCGCGGCGATGCTGATCTTTTTTGTACTGGCGACGCTCCTGGGGCCGCTGGTGTACCGTGTCGATCGCGACGCGATGGATGTGCAGGCGATGATGACCGGCTCCACGCTGGTGCATCCGATGGGCACCGACGACTTAGGCCGCGATCTGCTGTCGCGCGCGATCTTCGGCGGTCGCGTCTCGATTGCGGTCGGCCTGACGGCGATGCTGATCTCGATCCTGGTCGGTACGCTCGTGGGCGCGAGTGCGGGCTTCCTCGGCGGGATCGTCGATCAGCTTTTGATGCGCTTCACCGATATGTTTCTGGCGCTGCCGCAGCTTCCGCTCCTGCTGCTGACGATATTTCTGTTCCGCGATCCGCTGCGCAAGAACTTCGGGCCTGAGGTGGGCATTTTTGTGCTGATCGTCACGGTGATCGGGCTGCTGAACTGGATGCCGACCGCGCGGATCGTGCGCGCCTCGTTTCTATCGCTCAAGCAAAAAGAGTTCGTCGAGGCCGCCAACTGCATCGGCGTCTCGCGGATCGCGATCATGTTCCGGCATATTCTGCCCAACGCGATGGGTCCGATCATCGTGTCGGCGACGCTGGGCGTGGGCGCGGCGATCATCACCGAGTCGGTGCTGTCGTTCCTGGGCCTGGGCTTTCCGCCCGACACGCCCACCTGGGGCCGCCTGCTCTTCGACGGGCAAAATTACCTGGAGATCGCGCCGCACATGGTGCTGTGGCCGGGCCTGCTGATCTTTTTGACCGTGCTCAGCATCAACTACATGGGCGACGGCCTGCGCGACGCGCTCGATCCGCGCTCGCGGCTGTAAACAAAAACATGTTTCCTGATGTCGGTGAAAGAAAATCGGAACAATGGGATATGATAACGAACTGTAGGGGCGTACTGCAA of the Herpetosiphonaceae bacterium genome contains:
- a CDS encoding ABC transporter permease, whose translation is MTTAAQTAAPQAEAERPQRSLWRDAWRRLISSSAGRIGLAISVALILLAVFIQALMPYDPSRDRNLRQRLQPPSMLMDQATRTRLKADTWSLPFGTDELGRDLFVRVLHGAPISLTVGIFSVLFAVVFGTLLGLTAGYVAGWFDMVAVWIMDIMLAFPSILLAIAITTAASGPDSFSTQLFNALAGLPGVGRVLDQRLFNAMLAVGIVEIPIFARISRATVISLRNQEFVTAAQTIGAPGSRILFRHIMPNSLAPLLVQATLSMATAIISVAALGFLGLGARPPRPEWGTMLAGARDYVVQGKWWYPAFPGLAIIVTVLGFNLLGDGLRDALDPRLKR
- a CDS encoding peptide ABC transporter substrate-binding protein yields the protein MNTLHVRVRWSLVLLAALILPILAACGGAPQSGGTTASPSPSAPAASAAPESPPASPSAAPSASAEPSPSEAASPSAAPAAGGRGAGETLRLLWWQAPTILNFHLGQGTKDSDASRLILEPLAAIGPDGTPVPVLAEEIPTVDNGGIAQDLTTVTWKLKKGVKWSDGTDFTADDVAFTYSYCADEKTACTTSTAFQGVKSVEAVDPSTVKITWEAPNPNPYQMFVSTTGQIIQKKQFENCVGEKASTDSACQQANNAPIGTGPYKLREFKPGDAVSYDINENYRDADKPFFKSVEMKGGGDATSAARAVFQTGDTDYAWNLQVEAPVLDQLLSGGKGDFLTIPGSSVERIAINRTNPDPALGDKRSEPDQPHPFLSDLKVRQALGMAIDRKAVAALYPPGAGPTCEIITTAPYVDPSQLYGGIHKCEPDIEGAKKLLDEAGWTVGADGIREKGGVKMSVLYQTTVNPLRQKEQALVKAAWEQLGVAVELKSVDAGVFFSTDAGNPDTFGHFYADVQMYTNNYEQPDPTNYLCGWTTAQIAQRSNQWQLNNNERYSNPDYDKLCEQLRTETDEAKRKEIVLQMNDIIVEDVVVIPLVARPQVASGKSKNLQGVELTPWDSEVWNIADWTMSQ
- a CDS encoding ABC transporter permease, translated to MGSYVARRLLIAIPTLLVISFVIFAILALAPGDPLAQFAANPNVPAEVRARIRESFGLNQPWPIRYVKWMTSVVTEGNFGYSFASRVPVTNLIWQRIPQTLWVVGVAYVVAVLIAIPVGILSAVKQYSIFDQITTTLAFMGFSVPTFFTGLLLILTFSVKLNWFPLVYDTNLRVTDLASFSRQIRQMAMPVTVLALFEAATITRFMRASMLDNLPLDYTRTARAKGLSEQKVIIRHVLANSLIPVVTLIALGIPTIFAGAIVTEQIFRVNGLGELLVRSIQNSDTPVVMALTFIFAVLVVFFNLVADVLYGILDPRIRYS
- a CDS encoding ABC transporter permease, with the protein product MAKANPVIEPGAVPNAQATWSLGASTLGPPRTLWGDAWRRFRRHKLAMVGAAMLIFFVLATLLGPLVYRVDRDAMDVQAMMTGSTLVHPMGTDDLGRDLLSRAIFGGRVSIAVGLTAMLISILVGTLVGASAGFLGGIVDQLLMRFTDMFLALPQLPLLLLTIFLFRDPLRKNFGPEVGIFVLIVTVIGLLNWMPTARIVRASFLSLKQKEFVEAANCIGVSRIAIMFRHILPNAMGPIIVSATLGVGAAIITESVLSFLGLGFPPDTPTWGRLLFDGQNYLEIAPHMVLWPGLLIFLTVLSINYMGDGLRDALDPRSRL